Genomic window (Streptomyces sp. NBC_01431):
GGCCGGGTCGCGGCTGAGCTGGGAGTCTGAGGGGCTAAGCGAGAAGGAGGAGAACGAGGAGGGGAGGAGAGAAGGAGTAGGACGAGAAGGGCGGCTGACGCGGAGGGCGAGGAGCCCTGCGCAGAACGAGCTTCGTGGGGCGGGGAACCGGCATGCTCAGTCGGTCCGTTAAACAGGGCATGCCTTCCGTTCTCGTTCTCGGTTTCGACCCGCACGCGGTGCCCGGCATGGACGGGGACGCCATGCGCGCCGTCCTCGACCAGGAACTGGCTCGTTTTGGCGACCATGCCATCGACGCGTCCATGACGCTGATTGCGCCCGATGCATCAGCTGAGTCCACAGTGATCGCCGCGCTGGGTGAGCGGGACTGGGACGTCGTCGTCATCGGGGGAGGAATACGCAAACCCGAGCCCGCACTGATGTTCTTCGAGCACGTCGTGAACCTGGTCCGGCAGCATGCGCCGGGGGCCGCGTTCGCGTTCAACACCAGCGGCGGCGACAGCGTCGAGGCAGCCAAGCGGTGGCTGTGATGCCGGGCTGTGAACCTGGAGTGTGATCCCGGACTGGGTTCGCCAGGCTGTGACGCCGCGCCGTGATGCCCGGCGGACGCGGACGGTCTGGCGGACGGGGGCGGTCTGGGGGACAGGGACCGGCTGCCCGTAGTCCGGCTGGGGTGGGCGACCCCGAGGAGGACTGAGCAGGCGGGCGGGTGTGCGCTTGCGCCGGGGGGACGGAGGGGGTGGGTGGGGAGGGGGAGGGAGGGGGGAGGGCCCCCGCCCCTCCCCGCCGCCCGTACGCTGGAGCGGTGACGGACGAAGCTGCCGGCGGTACGACTGCCCGGAACGACGACCCGCGGACCGCCCCGCCGAGCGCGGCGGCCGAGCCGGAAACTCCGCTGGGCGGGGACGCCGGGGGCGGCTTTCCATTGAGCGAAGGCGACTCTGCCGGGCAGGCCGAGCCGCCCGACGGGGCCGGGGAGCGGCCCGAGGCCCGGCTGGAGCGGGCGGTCCGGGCGGCTGAGCAGGCGCTGATCGAGTTCGAGATCGCGGTGGAGACGTTCCGGGTCGAGGTGGAGAACTTCTCCCGGCTGCACCATCAGAAGCTCGGTCCGATGTACGCCCGTCTCGATGAGCTGGACGCGCAGATCGCCGAGGCCAGGGCCGTACAGAGCGGTGACCCCGAGGATCTGCGCAGGGCGCAGGAGGCGCGGGCGGCGGTTCAGCCCATGCCCGGGGTCGACGAACTCTTCCATGACTGGATGGACTCCGACGGCCTCTCCCCCGAAGCGGCGTCGATGCTCACCGACCAGCCGGTGCGGCCGCCCAAGCGGGTGCGGCCCAGCGAGGAGGTGCGTCGGCTGTATCGCGAGCTGGCGCGCAAGGCGCATCCGGACCTGGCGCAGGACGAGGCGGAGCGGGCTCGGCGGGACGAGTTCATCTCCCGGGTCAACGCGGCGTACGGACGCGGTGACGAGGCGTTGCTGCGCGAACTCGCCGAGGAGTGGGCGGCGGGTCCGGTGCCGCCCGAGGTGCGGCCCAGCGAGAGCGAGGAACTGTACGCGCGGCTGGAGTGGCTGAGCCGCCGAAAGGAGTTGCTCGCGCTGCTGGCGCGGGAGTTGGAGGACAGCGCGATCGGCTCGATGCTGCGGATGGCGCCGGACGATCCGGACCGGCTGCTCGATGAGATCGCCGAGCAGCTGCTGGCCGAGGTGTCCGGTCGTGAGGCTGAACTCGCGAAGCTGGTGCAGTAGCGTTCGGATGACCTGCCGGGTTCGTACGAGAGAAGGCATGACCCATGAATTTCGCCCAGCTTCCCTCGGTGGATGTCGCTGAGGTGCCGGCCGATGCTCTGGTGCTCGATGTCCGCGAGGACGACGAGTGGGCGGCCGGGCATGCCGAGGATGCGCTGCACGTGCCGATGAGCGAGTTCGTGGCCCGCTTCGGTGAGGTGACCGAGGCGGTGGCCGATGGTCGCCGGGCGTATGTGATGTGCCGGGTCGGTGGACGGTCGGCGCAGGTCACCCAGTACCTGGTGCAGCAGGGTATCGACGCGGTGAACGTGGACGGCGGCATGCAGGTGTGGGAGGCGGCGGGCCGCAAGGTGGTGGATGCGCAGGGCGCTCCGGGCACGGTC
Coding sequences:
- a CDS encoding J domain-containing protein, producing the protein MTDEAAGGTTARNDDPRTAPPSAAAEPETPLGGDAGGGFPLSEGDSAGQAEPPDGAGERPEARLERAVRAAEQALIEFEIAVETFRVEVENFSRLHHQKLGPMYARLDELDAQIAEARAVQSGDPEDLRRAQEARAAVQPMPGVDELFHDWMDSDGLSPEAASMLTDQPVRPPKRVRPSEEVRRLYRELARKAHPDLAQDEAERARRDEFISRVNAAYGRGDEALLRELAEEWAAGPVPPEVRPSESEELYARLEWLSRRKELLALLARELEDSAIGSMLRMAPDDPDRLLDEIAEQLLAEVSGREAELAKLVQ
- a CDS encoding rhodanese-like domain-containing protein; the encoded protein is MNFAQLPSVDVAEVPADALVLDVREDDEWAAGHAEDALHVPMSEFVARFGEVTEAVADGRRAYVMCRVGGRSAQVTQYLVQQGIDAVNVDGGMQVWEAAGRKVVDAQGAPGTVI